CGCCCTGTCCTGCCTGTTCTGAACGACTCTGAACGAATCTGAACGGCTCTGAAAGACCGTGAAACGGAGCGGCCATGCACGTCCCCGACGGCTTCCTGGGACCCCAGACCTACCTGCCCGCCTACGGCCTCGCCGCCGCGGCGTGGACGGTCGGGCTGCGCCGCCTGCGCGCCCGCCTGGACGCGGCGACCCTGCCGCGCCTCGCGGTGGTCACCGCGACCGCCTTCGTGCTGATGATGATCACCGTGCCGCTGCCCGGCGGCACCACGGTCCACGTCGCGGGCATCGGCATGCTCGCGGTCCTGTTCGGGGTCTGGAACGCGTTCCTGTCGCTGTCGCTCGTCCTGCTGCTGCAGGCGCTGATGTTCGGGGACGGCGGCGTGACGGCGCTGCCGGTCAACGCCCTGGCCATGGGGCTGGTCGGCAGCCTCGCCGCGGTCGGCGCGCACCGCCTGTTGCGGCCGGTGAACCGCGACGCCGCCCTGTTCGCCGCGGGCTGGGCCGGCACCGTGGCGTCCGCGACGGTGATGGCCGGCGTGCTGGGCCTGCAGCCGCTGCTCTCCCGCGCGCCCGACGGATCGCCGCTGTTCTTCCCCTTCGGCTGGAAGACCACGCTGCCGGCCGTGGTCCTCCCGCATCTGGTGGTCGGCGTGGCGGACGGGGTCCTCGCGCTGCTGGCCGGGCGCTGCCTGGCGCCGCGACCGGCGACGGCG
This genomic interval from bacterium contains the following:
- a CDS encoding energy-coupling factor ABC transporter permease yields the protein MHVPDGFLGPQTYLPAYGLAAAAWTVGLRRLRARLDAATLPRLAVVTATAFVLMMITVPLPGGTTVHVAGIGMLAVLFGVWNAFLSLSLVLLLQALMFGDGGVTALPVNALAMGLVGSLAAVGAHRLLRPVNRDAALFAAGWAGTVASATVMAGVLGLQPLLSRAPDGSPLFFPFGWKTTLPAVVLPHLVVGVADGVLALLAGRCLAPRPATAELPRGPEAP